The region CCGTCCCGACGACCGTTTTTGGAGGATTGAAGAAGTCGTAGATGGCCGTTCCCTCTCGGAGGAACTCGGGGTTGAATGCGTAGCCGAAGTCTTTTCCCCTTTTCTTGCCGGAGTGTTTCTCTATGGTGGGTATTATGAGGTTGTGGGATGTTCCGGGGGGAATGGTGCTCCTGTAGACAACGGTGTAGAAGCCCTCTTTCTCCTTGAGGCCCTCCCCTATTGCCTCTGCGGAGGCTTTAACGTAGGAGAGGTCTACCTCTCCGTCGGGTCTTGAGGGAGTTCCAACGCAGACGAAGCAGAGCTCGGTCTCCTTTACTGCCTCTTTAGTGTCGGTTGTGAAGGTAAGTTTATCTTTAACTTCGTTAAAGTATTTGTCGAGGTCCGTTTCGTAAATGGGGAGCTTCCCCTTCTTTAGCATGGAGATTTTCCTCTCGTTAACGTCAACTCCCACAACTTCATGGCCCATTTTTGCCAAACACACTGCTCCAACGATACCTACGTAGCCCATACCAATGACTGCTACTTTCGGTTTTCTTTCCATAGAACCCCTCCCGTTAACTTATGCGTGGTTAAATATACAAAATTCTTTATCGAAGTGGTTGATGAATCGCAAATCCATCTCCAATAGGTAGGATAATTGTGGAATAGTTTGGAAATTTAACCAATTGATTAAGGAATAATTTAAGAAGATTCGTGCTCCTTTTGTACTTATCGGGTATCTCCTCTTCGTCTTTTGCAACGAGACCTCTGAACAGGACGTTGTCGAAGATGGCGATACCCCTATCGGATAGAAGGGCCTCAACTTTATAGATGTAGAACGGGTACTCTCCTTTTGTTGAATCGATAAAGATGAGGTCATACTCCTCCCCCGCCGACAGCGCCTCCCTCATAAACTCGAGGCCGTCGGCCAGAACGGTTTCTACGGGGGCGTTTGCCCTCTGGAAGAAGCTCTCTGCAGTTTTTAGCCTCTTCGGGTTAGAGTCTACGGTTGTAATGGAGCTTTCGGGGCTGGCAAAGTGGATGGTGAGGGTGCTGTAGCCTATTCCCGTTCCCACCTCGAGAACTTTTCGGGGTTTGCGGAGCTTTACTATGAGCCTCAGTAGCTGTGCTGCTGAGGGGAGCAGGATGGGAACTTTCTCCCTTGTTGCCAGCTCTCGAAGTTCTCTGAGTATGGGCTCTTCGCTGTTAAAGCTGTTGCAGAACTCTTCTACGTCCTGGGGTAAAATTTCGCTTAGGTTCCTCCACCTCTTAAATTCCATTTACAGATATTCTACTACTTTTATGGAGGTTTTTATGAAGACTGCAATTCCCGTTGTTGAGGATAGGGGGCTTGACTCACCGGTGGCCCGTTCGTTTATAGAAGCTCCCCTCTTCTTCTTGGCTTCTGTTGAGGGGAGTGATTTGAGGCTTGAGCTTTACGAGAACCCGGCAAAGGACGAGCAGGAGCTTCTTGAGCTTCTACTCTCTTACGGCGTTAAGCGGGTTGTCGGCAGGGAACTTCCCCCCAAAACCGAAGAGGGGCTTAAACTCTACGGTGTAGAGGTAGTTAAGGAGGAGTACCCTACGCTGGCTAAGGCGTTGGAAGCGCTCTTTTCTTAGCTCCACTCTTTGCCGCTTTTCACTTCTACTGTCAGCGGAACCGACAAGTTGGCTGCTCCCTCCATTACCTGTTTTACTTTGGCGGCTACCTCCTCTTCTGCCCCTTCTGGGGCTTCGAGTACGAGTTCATCGTGTACCTGGAGTATTATGTAGCTGTTGAGCTTTTCCGCCTCCGGCTGCAGGTTTACCATGGCCATCTTCATAATGTCGGCGGCGGTTCCCTGGATTACTGTGTTCACTGCGGCCCTCTCGCCGAAGCTCCTCTTGTGGAAGCTCTTCTCTTTAAGCTCCGGCAGGGGCCTTCTCCGGCCGAAGGCCGTTTCTACAAACCCCTTTTTGTAGGCTTCTCTTACGGTCTCTTCAATGAACTCTCTGACTTTCGGAAACTTCTGGAAGTAGCGCTCTATGTAATCTTTTGCCTCCTGAAGGGGGATTGAGAGCCTCTCTGCGAGGCCGTGGGGGCTCATCCCGTAGATGATGCCGAAGTTGACGGTTTTTGCAACTCGCCTCTCTCTATCGGTGATTTGCCGGGTGTGGAACAGGTGCTTTGCCGTTTCGGTGTGGATGTCTTCCCCCTTTAAGAACGCCTCTATCAAGTTCCTGTCCTGAGACAGGTGGGCCAGTATTCTCAGCTCTACCTGAGAGTAATCGGCCCACACCAGAGTGTAGCCTTCGGGGGCCCTGACGGCTCTCCTCACCCTGAGGGAAAGGGGGTCTGAAACGGGAAGGTTCTGTAGGTTCGGCTCTGCCGAACTGAGCCTGCCGGTTGCCGTTCCTGTCTGGATAAAATTGCCGTGCACTCTTCCGGTTTCGTCTATTCTCTTTAGGAGGGCCTTTACAAACGAGCTGAGGAGTTTCGATAGTTTCCTGTAGTCCAGTATGTGAACCGCTATTTCGTGGCCTTCGAGTGCGAGGGTTGTCAGGGTCTCAACGTCTGTTGAGTAGCCTGACCGGGTTTTCTTTACCGGCTTGAGCCCGAGCTTTTCGAACAGCACCTTCGAGAGCTGTTTCGGCGAGTTCAAGTTGAACTTCTCGCCTGCCAGCTCGAAAATTTTGGTCTCCACCTCGGAAATCTTCTCCTCCAGCTCCCTCTCGAGTTCCATTAGGGCCTTCTCAGAGAAGGGAACCCCCCTTTTTTCCATTTTGTACAGAACGTAGCTTAGGGGGTGCTCCACCTCGGCGTAGAGCCTGTAGAGTCCCTCCTCTTTGAGCTTTTTCTCTACCTCTTTGCCCGCCTTTATACCGTGGTGTAGGTGGACGGGAAGCTCAACTTTTGCTCCGAGGAGGTTCCCTATTACCTGCTCCGGGGAGTAGTCCTTGAGTAGGGGGTTCAGCAGGTAGTAACCCAGTGAGATGTCGAAGGTCTTTAACTTTTTGAGCTCGGCTCCTACGGTGTGGTAGAGCTCTTTCAGGTTGAACACGTAGAGTTTGTTGCCCCTTGCGAGGGCTGGAAGCTCTCTCGGGCTTACTTTCGAGAACTTGCCGTCGGCGGCTACGTAAATCCCACCCTTTACCTCTGCCGTGGCAACCTCTTTGGGCAGAAGGTCGGCTGTGAGCAGCGATTTAATCTCGTCTGCTTCAACCTCCTCTCCCTCTTGGAGCGGAGGGGAGAACCGGATGTTGGGGAAGAGCTTCTCAATCTCTCCGTACAGGCTCCTCATCTGGAGCTTCTCTATGAGCTTCCCGAGGCACTCGCCGTTTGGTTCCTTCAGGAGAAGCTCCTCAAGCGCCACATCTACAGGAGCGTTTGTCTCTATCCTGGCAAGCTCCCGACTTTTAAAGGCCGACTCCCTGTGCTTCTCCAGCTTTTCCCTCTGGCCTTTAGGGAGTCTGTCGAGGTTTTCGTATATACCCTCAAGGTTTTTAAACTCCCTTAAAAGCTTTAGGGCCGTTTTCTCCCCTATCCCCGGAACTCCCGGTATATTATCCGTTCTGTCTCCGCTCAACCCGAACAGGTCCGGTACTGTTTCGGGCTCTATGCCGGTTTCCTCCTTAAAGGAGCTGTAGTCTATCCACTTTGCCTTCTCCTTACCTTTCGGAGGTACCAGAATCGAAACCCTCGGGGAGAGCAGCTGCTTCATGTCCTTATCGGAAGTTACAATTACAACCTCAAATCCCTTTTCCTGAAGCCTTTTGACGAGCGTTCCTATAATGTCGTCTGCTTCGTAGCCCGGGAGCTCCAGCACCTTAACCCCCAGGCATTTTAGAAACTCCTTAATGTAGGGAAGCTGAACCTTAAAGTCGTCGGGGGTGGGTTTCCTGTTGGCCTTGTAGTCCTTTGAAATCTCACTCCTGAACGTTTTCCGGCCGGCGTCGAACGCCACCGCACAGTAGCGGGGTTTCAGCTCTCTGAGCATTTTTAAAAAAAGCCTTGCGAAGCCGTAAACGGCGTTTGTGGGGAATCCGTCGGTTGTCGATAGCCCTTTAATGGCGTGGTAGGCTTTGTAGGCCAGCCCGGTGCCGTCGAACAGGAAAACCCTATCCATACTACTCTCCCATCTCTTTCGATATGAGGTTGAAAGCGTTCGTGACGGAGCCTGCACCTAAAGACAGGAACACATCTCCCGGCCTTAGCACCTTTGCCATTAACTTGCAGGCCTCCTCAAGGCCGCCTGCGTAAACGGCCTTGCATTCAGAGGCCAGCTTCCTGGAGTCTATCCCCTCTATCGGCTCCTCCCCTGCCGGGTAAATATCGCACAGGAACAAATTCTCAAA is a window of Thermovibrio ammonificans HB-1 DNA encoding:
- a CDS encoding O-methyltransferase; the protein is MEFKRWRNLSEILPQDVEEFCNSFNSEEPILRELRELATREKVPILLPSAAQLLRLIVKLRKPRKVLEVGTGIGYSTLTIHFASPESSITTVDSNPKRLKTAESFFQRANAPVETVLADGLEFMREALSAGEEYDLIFIDSTKGEYPFYIYKVEALLSDRGIAIFDNVLFRGLVAKDEEEIPDKYKRSTNLLKLFLNQLVKFPNYSTIILPIGDGFAIHQPLR
- a CDS encoding DNA polymerase I, producing MDRVFLFDGTGLAYKAYHAIKGLSTTDGFPTNAVYGFARLFLKMLRELKPRYCAVAFDAGRKTFRSEISKDYKANRKPTPDDFKVQLPYIKEFLKCLGVKVLELPGYEADDIIGTLVKRLQEKGFEVVIVTSDKDMKQLLSPRVSILVPPKGKEKAKWIDYSSFKEETGIEPETVPDLFGLSGDRTDNIPGVPGIGEKTALKLLREFKNLEGIYENLDRLPKGQREKLEKHRESAFKSRELARIETNAPVDVALEELLLKEPNGECLGKLIEKLQMRSLYGEIEKLFPNIRFSPPLQEGEEVEADEIKSLLTADLLPKEVATAEVKGGIYVAADGKFSKVSPRELPALARGNKLYVFNLKELYHTVGAELKKLKTFDISLGYYLLNPLLKDYSPEQVIGNLLGAKVELPVHLHHGIKAGKEVEKKLKEEGLYRLYAEVEHPLSYVLYKMEKRGVPFSEKALMELERELEEKISEVETKIFELAGEKFNLNSPKQLSKVLFEKLGLKPVKKTRSGYSTDVETLTTLALEGHEIAVHILDYRKLSKLLSSFVKALLKRIDETGRVHGNFIQTGTATGRLSSAEPNLQNLPVSDPLSLRVRRAVRAPEGYTLVWADYSQVELRILAHLSQDRNLIEAFLKGEDIHTETAKHLFHTRQITDRERRVAKTVNFGIIYGMSPHGLAERLSIPLQEAKDYIERYFQKFPKVREFIEETVREAYKKGFVETAFGRRRPLPELKEKSFHKRSFGERAAVNTVIQGTAADIMKMAMVNLQPEAEKLNSYIILQVHDELVLEAPEGAEEEVAAKVKQVMEGAANLSVPLTVEVKSGKEWS
- a CDS encoding NifB/NifX family molybdenum-iron cluster-binding protein, with amino-acid sequence MKTAIPVVEDRGLDSPVARSFIEAPLFFLASVEGSDLRLELYENPAKDEQELLELLLSYGVKRVVGRELPPKTEEGLKLYGVEVVKEEYPTLAKALEALFS